A single window of Mycolicibacterium madagascariense DNA harbors:
- a CDS encoding NAD(P)-dependent oxidoreductase, whose product MKVLYPDDLGLHAPDPTSELVAVPYSPDGPWPQEHPDASVIVVGWEHPEVIGPRLAQLPELRLVQTLNAGYEQWLPHLPDGVMLSNGRGAHGGSSAEWVMAALLSIYRDLATFRRYQEQGTWQPRDTETMIGKRIVVLGAGDLAQNLAARLAPFETEVTLVGTHAREGVRAMSDLDDLLPDADAVVAMLPETEATHHVVDAAFLSRLRDGAVVVNVGRGGAVDTDALLAELNSGRLRAALDVTDPEPLPDGHPLWSAPNLLLTPHVAGSTEGAWDRAWRIALEQIAVFADGGRPPNLVAGPD is encoded by the coding sequence GTGAAAGTCCTCTACCCAGACGATCTCGGCCTGCACGCACCCGATCCGACGAGCGAGCTGGTCGCCGTCCCGTACTCCCCCGACGGGCCGTGGCCCCAGGAACATCCCGACGCGTCGGTCATCGTCGTCGGGTGGGAGCACCCGGAGGTGATCGGGCCGCGCTTGGCTCAGCTCCCCGAGCTGCGGCTGGTGCAGACCCTCAACGCCGGTTACGAGCAGTGGCTGCCGCATCTGCCCGACGGCGTCATGCTGTCCAATGGTCGTGGGGCGCATGGCGGTTCGTCGGCTGAATGGGTGATGGCAGCGCTCCTGTCGATCTATCGCGACCTCGCGACGTTCCGCAGGTACCAGGAGCAGGGCACGTGGCAACCCCGGGACACCGAGACGATGATCGGCAAGCGGATCGTCGTCCTCGGCGCCGGTGACCTCGCCCAGAACCTCGCGGCCCGGCTCGCGCCGTTCGAGACCGAGGTGACGCTCGTCGGCACGCACGCCAGAGAGGGCGTGCGGGCCATGAGCGACCTCGACGACCTGCTGCCCGACGCCGACGCGGTCGTCGCGATGCTGCCCGAGACCGAGGCGACCCACCACGTCGTCGACGCCGCATTCCTGAGCCGGCTGCGCGACGGCGCCGTGGTCGTCAACGTCGGCCGGGGCGGGGCGGTCGACACCGACGCGCTACTGGCCGAACTGAACTCCGGTCGGCTGCGCGCCGCGCTCGACGTCACCGATCCCGAGCCGCTGCCCGACGGCCATCCGCTGTGGTCGGCCCCCAATCTGCTGCTGACCCCGCACGTGGCGGGCAGCACCGAAGGCGCGTGGGATCGCGCGTGGCGCATCGCGCTGGAACAGATCGCCGTCTTCGCCGACGGTGGTCGCCCCCCGAACCTGGTGGCGGGCCCCGACTAA
- the sthA gene encoding Si-specific NAD(P)(+) transhydrogenase, with amino-acid sequence MATETEYDLIVIGSGPGGQKAAVAAAKLGKKVAVVEHGHMLGGVCVNTGTIPSKTLREAVMYLTGMNQRELYGSSYRVKEKITPADLQERTSHVIRREIDVIRDQLVRNRVDLYLGRASFADANTVTVEGRDESEHRTLTGDFIVIATGTTPRRPDGIDFDAERVLDSDEIVSLDFIPTSMVVVGAGVIGIEYASIFAALGTKVTVVEKRDTMLDFCDPEVVEALAFHLRESKVTFRFGEEVTSVDVSPTGTLTCLASGKQIAAEAVMYSAGRTGRTEALDLKAAGLEADGRGLLEVDDQFRTKVKHIFSVGDVIGFPALAATSMDQGRLAAYHAFDEPVHDMTDLQPIGIYTIPEVSFVGATESELTEKAIPYEFGVSRYRELARGQIAGDSYGMLKLLVSTEDRKLLGVHIFGSSATELVHIGQAVMGCGGTVDYLVDAVFNYPTFSEAYKVAALDVMNKMRSVESFHKAMADKEEEPADA; translated from the coding sequence ATGGCGACTGAGACTGAGTACGACCTGATCGTGATCGGTTCCGGGCCCGGGGGGCAGAAGGCGGCCGTGGCGGCAGCCAAACTCGGGAAGAAGGTGGCCGTCGTCGAGCATGGACACATGCTCGGCGGCGTCTGCGTCAACACCGGCACCATTCCGTCCAAGACGCTGCGTGAGGCGGTCATGTACCTCACGGGCATGAACCAGCGCGAGCTGTACGGTTCGAGCTACCGGGTCAAGGAGAAGATCACCCCGGCCGATCTGCAGGAGCGCACCTCCCACGTCATCCGCCGCGAGATCGACGTGATCCGCGACCAGCTCGTCCGCAACCGCGTCGACCTCTACCTCGGCCGCGCCAGCTTCGCCGATGCCAACACCGTGACGGTCGAGGGTCGAGACGAATCCGAACACCGCACTCTGACAGGCGATTTCATCGTCATCGCCACGGGCACCACCCCGCGCCGACCCGACGGCATCGACTTCGACGCCGAGCGCGTGCTCGACTCCGACGAGATCGTCAGCCTGGACTTCATCCCCACCTCGATGGTGGTGGTCGGCGCCGGCGTGATCGGCATCGAGTACGCGTCAATCTTCGCCGCCCTCGGCACCAAGGTGACCGTCGTCGAGAAGCGCGACACCATGCTCGACTTCTGCGACCCGGAAGTGGTCGAGGCGTTGGCATTTCACCTTCGCGAGTCCAAGGTGACCTTCCGGTTCGGCGAGGAGGTCACCAGCGTCGACGTCTCGCCGACCGGCACCCTGACGTGTCTGGCGAGCGGCAAGCAGATCGCCGCGGAGGCCGTGATGTACTCCGCCGGGAGAACGGGGCGGACCGAAGCGCTCGACCTGAAGGCTGCGGGCCTGGAAGCCGATGGGCGCGGCCTGCTCGAAGTCGACGACCAATTCCGCACCAAGGTCAAGCACATCTTCAGCGTCGGCGACGTCATCGGCTTCCCCGCGCTGGCGGCGACGTCGATGGACCAGGGCAGGCTTGCGGCTTATCACGCATTCGACGAGCCGGTTCACGACATGACCGATCTCCAGCCGATTGGCATCTACACGATTCCCGAGGTGTCCTTCGTCGGGGCCACCGAGTCCGAGCTGACCGAGAAGGCCATCCCCTACGAGTTCGGGGTGTCGCGCTACCGGGAGCTCGCGCGCGGCCAGATCGCGGGCGACTCGTACGGCATGCTCAAGCTGCTGGTGTCGACCGAGGACCGAAAGCTGCTCGGAGTCCACATCTTTGGCTCGTCGGCGACCGAGCTCGTCCACATCGGCCAGGCCGTGATGGGCTGCGGGGGCACGGTCGACTACCTCGTCGACGCGGTGTTCAACTACCCGACGTTCTCCGAGGCCTACAAGGTCGCCGCCCTGGACGTGATGAACAAGATGCGTTCGGTGGAGTCCTTCCACAAGGCCATGGCGGACAAGGAGGAGGAGCCCGCCGACGCCTGA
- a CDS encoding NAD(P)/FAD-dependent oxidoreductase, with the protein MSRVAVIGAGLSGAACAQALREHGVTVEVFDRGRAPGGRMSSPELHGRRVDLGAAYFTVKEPDFRAVVDDWRARGLVREWTDTFDVFSPDGRDRTQGPMRYGTPDGLRSLVRASLPVDVRSGVTVGALDELDHDAVVLAMPDPQAAKLAPDAVEWLDYEPVIAVAAGWAERAWPVADAAFVNDDADVTTIADDGSRRGDGAAVLVAHTTAERARAHLETPYDAVTPVLAALGRLLDLTQPPEWTHAHRWTFAKPVDTHDDYYALTAHGSRPLGVCGDSWCPSGAPRIESAWLSGHRLGAALAAELQS; encoded by the coding sequence ATGTCCCGTGTCGCAGTCATCGGTGCCGGTCTCTCGGGCGCGGCGTGCGCGCAGGCGCTGCGCGAGCACGGCGTCACCGTCGAGGTGTTCGACCGCGGCCGGGCCCCCGGCGGTCGGATGTCCTCCCCCGAACTGCACGGTCGCCGGGTCGATCTTGGAGCGGCCTACTTCACGGTCAAGGAGCCCGACTTCCGCGCGGTGGTCGACGACTGGCGCGCCCGCGGGTTGGTCCGGGAGTGGACCGACACGTTCGACGTGTTCTCGCCCGACGGCCGCGACCGCACGCAGGGTCCGATGCGCTACGGCACACCCGACGGGCTGCGTTCGCTGGTGCGGGCCTCGCTACCGGTCGACGTGCGCTCGGGCGTGACGGTCGGGGCCCTCGACGAGCTGGACCACGACGCCGTGGTCCTGGCGATGCCCGACCCGCAGGCTGCCAAGTTGGCCCCCGACGCGGTCGAGTGGCTCGACTACGAACCGGTGATTGCGGTCGCCGCCGGCTGGGCCGAGCGCGCCTGGCCGGTCGCCGACGCCGCGTTCGTCAACGACGACGCCGACGTCACCACGATCGCCGACGACGGTTCGCGCCGCGGGGACGGGGCCGCCGTGCTGGTCGCCCACACGACCGCCGAGCGCGCCAGGGCGCACCTCGAGACGCCGTACGACGCGGTGACTCCCGTACTCGCCGCGCTCGGGCGCCTCCTCGATCTGACCCAACCCCCGGAGTGGACGCACGCGCACCGCTGGACGTTCGCGAAACCCGTTGACACACATGATGATTACTATGCGCTGACCGCGCATGGCAGCCGCCCGCTCGGTGTCTGCGGCGACTCGTGGTGCCCATCGGGAGCGCCGCGCATCGAGTCGGCCTGGTTGTCGGGCCACCGGCTGGGCGCGGCGCTCGCCGCCGAGCTGCAGTCCTGA